A genomic stretch from Aedes albopictus strain Foshan chromosome 2, AalbF5, whole genome shotgun sequence includes:
- the LOC134287582 gene encoding homeobox protein invected-like isoform X1 — translation MATIMSHNLPLIPLPLKATTAAALAKTTAGLMMSGLLGKHPGEDVYGNGTIGIPTDRSSPDVASSEARSSPESLMMVQQKEREDDRMSCCSDDSELSVGQEGLEEKTMNSDEKLSVISANSRMAAVDVEKLIERHNVEMGDEISNDSSRYSSSKDPSEDYMKIPLMRPSPTRLHEEFLRNSQLYAEELMRQQMQIVAAARGLNLSPKPLDPALGLVARIQDNRSPGRASLTEEQKIGFRPHIRGIGEIYHDRHRWSDERSVQSPPDSTSFRGIHSHLSAISQITQNLNSDISKLTSPASLASMTSRESSQSPPQHPAHLLQMNNNIALNDQNLKFSIDNILKADFGRRITDPLKRSGKNFAKKPSAPGEKPTAMDLTALVTNGGSASCSVASRSLNSSASGSELEVPTSPSSSSGKTAAETSSGSGSSSASGGSSSSSSGGPMVWPAWVYCTRYSDRPSSGWYCFWFQATAKFDNYDSNTTFIEPASRFTVNVRSVQTV, via the coding sequence ATGGCTACAATTATGTCACACAATTTGCCGTTGATTCCGCTGCCGCTGAAGGCCACGACGGCGGCAGCTTTGGCAAAGACCACCGCAGGATTGATGATGTCTGGGTTGTTGGGGAAGCACCCGGGAGAAGACGTGTACGGAAACGGAACAATCGGGATACCGACGGACCGCAGCAGTCCAGATGTGGCTAGTAGTGAAGCACGTTCGAGTCCAGAGTCGCTGATGATGGTGCAACAGAAGGAGCGTGAAGACGATCGCATGAGCTGCTGTAGTGACGATAGTGAACTGTCGGTAGGGCAAGAAGGACTAGAAGAAAAAACTATGAACAGTGATGAAAAACTGAGTGTAATTAGTGCAAATTCACGAATGGCTGCCGTGGACGTTGAAAAGCTAATCGAGAGGCATAATGTTGAAATGGGTGACGAAATTAGTAACGATTCTTCGCGGTATTCGAGCTCCAAGGATCCGTCGGAAGATTACATGAAGATTCCGTTGATGCGGCCGAGCCCAACGCGGCTGCATGAAGAGTTCCTTAGAAATTCACAACTCTACGCTGAGGAGTTGATGCGGCAGCAGATGCAGATTGTTGCTGCTGCGAGAGGTCTCAACTTAAGTCCAAAACCGTTGGACCCAGCCCTTGGGCTAGTCGCCCGAATACAAGACAATCGTAGTCCTGGCAGGGCATCCCTTACGGAAGAACAGAAAATCGGCTTCCGGCCGCATATACGAGGCATCGGTGAAATCTACCACGATCGCCACCGATGGTCCGATGAGCGCAGTGTTCAATCTCCGCCAGATTCAACGTCCTTTCGGGGAATTCACTCGCATTTGAGCGCCATCTCTCAAATAACCCAGAATCTCAACAGTGACATAAGCAAGCTAACTTCCCCCGCAAGCCTAGCCAGTATGACCTCTCGGGAAAGTTCCCAATCTCCACCGCAGCACCCCGCTCACCTGCTCCAAATGAATAACAACATTGCCCTCAACGATCAAAACCTCAAGTTCAGCATAGACAACATATTGAAGGCCGATTTCGGCCGACGCATAACCGATCCGCTGAAACGTAGTGGCAAAAATTTTGCGAAAAAGCCGTCGGCTCCTGGCGAAAAGCCTACCGCAATGGATCTGACGGCCCTCGTTACCAATGGCGGCAGTGCGAGTTGCAGTGTTGCCAGCAGAAGTCTAAATTCAAGTGCTAGTGGAAGTGAATTGGAAGTGCCCACGTCTCCGTCGTCCTCCAGCGGGAAGACGGCCGCGGAAACCAGCAGCGGTAGTGGCAGCAGTAGTGCGAGCGGTGGAAGCAGTTCGTCATCATCTGGAGGGCCCATGGTATGGCCAGCCTGGGTCTACTGCACCCGATACAGCGATCGTCCTAGTTCAG
- the LOC134287582 gene encoding homeobox protein invected-like isoform X2 gives MATIMSHNLPLIPLPLKATTAAALAKTTAGLMMSGLLGKHPGEDVYGNGTIGIPTDRSSPDVASSEARSSPESLMMVQQKEREDDRMSCCSDDSELSVGQEGLEEKTMNSDEKLSVISANSRMAAVDVEKLIERHNVEMGDEISNDSSRYSSSKDPSEDYMKIPLMRPSPTRLHEEFLRNSQLYAEELMRQQMQIVAAARGLNLSPKPLDPALGLVARIQDNRSPGRASLTEEQKIGFRPHIRGIGEIYHDRHRWSDERSVQSPPDSTSFRGIHSHLSAISQITQNLNSDISKLTSPASLASMTSRESSQSPPQHPAHLLQMNNNIALNDQNLKFSIDNILKADFGRRITDPLKRSGKNFAKKPSAPGEKPTAMDLTALVTNGGSASCSVASRSLNSSASGSELEVPTSPSSSSGKTAAETSSGSGSSSASGGSSSSSSGGPMVWPAWVYCTRYSDRPSSGRSKCTTIPHKKFVECCFV, from the coding sequence ATGGCTACAATTATGTCACACAATTTGCCGTTGATTCCGCTGCCGCTGAAGGCCACGACGGCGGCAGCTTTGGCAAAGACCACCGCAGGATTGATGATGTCTGGGTTGTTGGGGAAGCACCCGGGAGAAGACGTGTACGGAAACGGAACAATCGGGATACCGACGGACCGCAGCAGTCCAGATGTGGCTAGTAGTGAAGCACGTTCGAGTCCAGAGTCGCTGATGATGGTGCAACAGAAGGAGCGTGAAGACGATCGCATGAGCTGCTGTAGTGACGATAGTGAACTGTCGGTAGGGCAAGAAGGACTAGAAGAAAAAACTATGAACAGTGATGAAAAACTGAGTGTAATTAGTGCAAATTCACGAATGGCTGCCGTGGACGTTGAAAAGCTAATCGAGAGGCATAATGTTGAAATGGGTGACGAAATTAGTAACGATTCTTCGCGGTATTCGAGCTCCAAGGATCCGTCGGAAGATTACATGAAGATTCCGTTGATGCGGCCGAGCCCAACGCGGCTGCATGAAGAGTTCCTTAGAAATTCACAACTCTACGCTGAGGAGTTGATGCGGCAGCAGATGCAGATTGTTGCTGCTGCGAGAGGTCTCAACTTAAGTCCAAAACCGTTGGACCCAGCCCTTGGGCTAGTCGCCCGAATACAAGACAATCGTAGTCCTGGCAGGGCATCCCTTACGGAAGAACAGAAAATCGGCTTCCGGCCGCATATACGAGGCATCGGTGAAATCTACCACGATCGCCACCGATGGTCCGATGAGCGCAGTGTTCAATCTCCGCCAGATTCAACGTCCTTTCGGGGAATTCACTCGCATTTGAGCGCCATCTCTCAAATAACCCAGAATCTCAACAGTGACATAAGCAAGCTAACTTCCCCCGCAAGCCTAGCCAGTATGACCTCTCGGGAAAGTTCCCAATCTCCACCGCAGCACCCCGCTCACCTGCTCCAAATGAATAACAACATTGCCCTCAACGATCAAAACCTCAAGTTCAGCATAGACAACATATTGAAGGCCGATTTCGGCCGACGCATAACCGATCCGCTGAAACGTAGTGGCAAAAATTTTGCGAAAAAGCCGTCGGCTCCTGGCGAAAAGCCTACCGCAATGGATCTGACGGCCCTCGTTACCAATGGCGGCAGTGCGAGTTGCAGTGTTGCCAGCAGAAGTCTAAATTCAAGTGCTAGTGGAAGTGAATTGGAAGTGCCCACGTCTCCGTCGTCCTCCAGCGGGAAGACGGCCGCGGAAACCAGCAGCGGTAGTGGCAGCAGTAGTGCGAGCGGTGGAAGCAGTTCGTCATCATCTGGAGGGCCCATGGTATGGCCAGCCTGGGTCTACTGCACCCGATACAGCGATCGTCCTAGTTCAG